The Sediminitomix flava genome includes a window with the following:
- a CDS encoding SpoIIE family protein phosphatase — protein MKKINIIFSFIFFSFTQHILAQTIGNTFVHSYSPVAYEAGGQNWDAVQDDRGILYFANTEGVLVFDQSFWKLIKLPNSETVRGLTVSGDGKVYVLGDENFGFLSKKSDSQEPQFNNLVELLPADLRRTRVTKLHGTKEGLFIFVGNKILKFANEKVTEVEWENKEDEKGRFANFNELEDELYFSYTDERRRTKFFQLSTGEISSLNNLGRISTSSRQFVIRGDKANELIFLSSKGAKIYNLETEQTQTLFGAFSRNFVEKGISSVVKLSHGLIGLGTRTSGVFIINTKGETLRNINRQANLYDNEVNGFFIDQQKGVWTLLGNGLSRIDLFSPFTFWYDEVGGWVTDILPDGDDLYVASLGLYKKTPTGFTNVDGIPQNEQVWFVEKLNLGEEEKVIVGTSANAYTISEGNVQAFSMKNKPTSGAYQSFYQSRIRPERFILGGNRFIDVYEIKDGKIKFISRMVNRNIDHIRSMQEDNDGVLWISCYNKGFYKTENFDLSAKELASKKDFVAEHMNQDNGLPGVYGNRLHYYHGGLIYSTGKGIYTYKKESNTFEPDPRFAKLFEERNASAEVLWHNSNDAEDNELIVSAVKNKEQAIAILFEGSEGSYWYDIPFKRLPVFEVEVLAKSDDDVIWVGGSGGLFKYNPVVERDFGAEFKTLLRSVEVGKDSIIYSGLDFINSDSVNAQEASFSQLGTKIDFSSNDIAFKYSAPFYDINQVGNFYQYTLEGFDDKWSEWTTQTYQRFTNLNPGNYSFKVRSKNVYGTISEEASYDFTVSAPWFFNVWSIILYVATLSVGVLGVIRWNSKRLNEKNKELESVVTARTKEIAESKIEIEKAYENIHALSVIGQKITSTLEMTELNKIIFEHISKLMDVSTFGVGVVNEQIKKLEFRGFIENQKVFDYQGINLSSGNNFSINCYNNKEIILIDDLEAEYPKLFDGKTITVDANTPLSLIYVPLILDGRVAGIMTVQSRKKNAFSEKEKSLLENLASYVTIALSNIFSYNVIKEKNSMITDSIHYAENIQAAFLPSKSYLSEIFHNHFLIYKPKDIVSGDFYWFSHQKEKLYVAVVDCTGHGVPGAFMSMVGTAILNDVVKSSAQVTPGDILLKLHKGIRKSFNQYETNNQDGMDISLCCIEPTDDLRLKVTFAGAKLPLYGIRKGEFFEIRGDNKSIGGYQKEKERFYTDQELILDGGDVIYLASDGFAGQNNANRKKYGSVKFKQLLQDNAHLPMSEQGILIENELESYMEGVSQRDDITVFGIKL, from the coding sequence CTTCCAAATTCAGAAACTGTACGTGGATTGACTGTGAGTGGTGATGGTAAAGTTTATGTTCTTGGAGATGAAAATTTTGGTTTCTTATCAAAGAAATCAGATAGTCAAGAACCTCAGTTCAATAACTTAGTAGAACTTTTACCTGCAGACTTAAGACGAACCAGAGTTACGAAGTTACATGGCACAAAAGAAGGTCTATTTATCTTTGTAGGTAATAAGATTCTGAAATTTGCTAATGAAAAAGTAACTGAAGTTGAATGGGAGAACAAGGAAGATGAAAAAGGTCGCTTTGCAAATTTCAATGAGCTAGAAGATGAGCTTTATTTCTCTTACACTGATGAAAGAAGAAGAACAAAGTTCTTTCAACTTTCAACTGGTGAAATTTCCTCGCTTAATAATTTAGGTCGAATCAGTACTTCAAGTCGCCAATTTGTAATCAGAGGAGATAAAGCAAATGAATTGATTTTCCTTTCAAGTAAAGGAGCAAAAATATATAATCTAGAAACAGAGCAGACGCAAACTCTTTTCGGAGCATTTTCAAGAAACTTTGTAGAAAAAGGAATTTCATCTGTAGTTAAGCTAAGCCACGGTCTGATTGGTTTGGGTACAAGAACTTCAGGTGTTTTCATTATTAATACAAAAGGAGAAACGCTAAGAAATATCAATCGTCAAGCAAACCTATATGATAATGAAGTCAATGGTTTCTTCATAGATCAGCAAAAAGGTGTTTGGACGTTGCTTGGTAACGGTTTGAGTAGAATTGATTTATTCTCTCCATTTACTTTTTGGTATGACGAAGTAGGAGGATGGGTAACAGACATTCTTCCTGACGGTGATGATTTGTATGTAGCATCTTTAGGTCTTTACAAGAAAACACCTACAGGTTTTACTAACGTAGATGGCATACCTCAGAATGAGCAAGTGTGGTTTGTAGAAAAGTTAAACCTTGGAGAAGAGGAAAAAGTAATTGTTGGTACAAGTGCAAATGCTTATACAATTTCAGAGGGGAATGTTCAAGCGTTTTCTATGAAGAATAAGCCTACATCTGGTGCTTATCAATCGTTCTATCAATCTAGAATACGCCCTGAAAGATTTATCTTAGGAGGTAATCGATTTATTGATGTATACGAAATCAAAGACGGGAAAATAAAATTCATCTCGCGTATGGTAAATAGAAATATTGACCATATCCGTTCTATGCAAGAAGATAATGATGGCGTTTTATGGATTTCTTGTTATAACAAAGGATTTTATAAAACCGAGAACTTTGATTTAAGTGCTAAAGAGCTTGCTTCAAAAAAGGACTTTGTAGCTGAGCACATGAACCAAGATAATGGTCTGCCGGGTGTTTACGGAAACCGTCTACATTACTATCATGGTGGCTTGATCTATTCTACAGGCAAAGGTATTTATACTTATAAAAAAGAAAGCAACACTTTTGAGCCTGACCCTAGGTTTGCTAAACTTTTTGAAGAAAGAAATGCATCTGCTGAAGTTTTATGGCATAATTCGAATGATGCTGAAGATAATGAATTGATTGTTTCAGCAGTAAAAAATAAAGAACAAGCTATTGCAATCTTGTTTGAAGGAAGTGAAGGATCTTATTGGTATGATATTCCTTTTAAGAGATTACCTGTATTTGAGGTTGAAGTATTAGCAAAGTCAGATGATGATGTGATTTGGGTTGGTGGCTCAGGAGGTTTATTTAAATATAATCCTGTTGTTGAGCGTGACTTTGGAGCTGAATTCAAAACTTTACTGAGAAGTGTAGAAGTTGGTAAAGACTCTATCATATACAGTGGTCTTGATTTTATTAATTCAGATTCAGTAAATGCACAAGAAGCATCTTTTAGTCAACTTGGTACTAAAATCGATTTTAGTTCAAATGATATTGCATTTAAATATTCTGCTCCTTTCTATGACATTAATCAAGTCGGAAACTTTTATCAATATACATTAGAAGGTTTCGATGATAAATGGTCGGAGTGGACAACGCAAACTTACCAACGTTTTACCAATTTGAACCCTGGTAATTATTCGTTCAAGGTAAGAAGTAAAAACGTTTACGGTACAATCAGTGAAGAAGCTAGTTATGATTTCACAGTATCTGCTCCTTGGTTCTTTAATGTTTGGAGTATCATACTTTATGTAGCTACTCTTTCAGTTGGGGTTTTGGGAGTAATTAGATGGAACTCTAAACGTCTGAATGAGAAGAATAAAGAGCTTGAAAGCGTAGTTACAGCAAGAACAAAAGAAATTGCTGAAAGTAAGATTGAAATAGAAAAAGCATACGAAAATATTCATGCACTTAGTGTTATTGGTCAAAAGATTACATCAACTTTGGAAATGACAGAGTTGAATAAAATTATCTTTGAGCATATCAGTAAGCTGATGGATGTGAGTACGTTTGGAGTTGGTGTTGTAAACGAGCAGATTAAGAAACTTGAGTTTAGAGGATTTATTGAAAATCAGAAAGTTTTCGATTATCAAGGGATAAACCTTTCTTCAGGTAATAACTTCTCAATCAACTGTTACAACAACAAGGAGATTATCTTGATTGATGATTTGGAGGCTGAGTATCCTAAATTATTTGATGGGAAAACAATCACGGTTGATGCAAATACACCACTATCATTGATTTATGTTCCTCTTATTTTAGATGGGAGAGTAGCCGGTATTATGACAGTTCAAAGTAGAAAGAAAAACGCCTTTTCTGAGAAAGAGAAGTCACTTCTTGAAAACTTAGCATCATACGTAACTATTGCGTTATCAAATATATTCTCTTATAACGTGATCAAGGAAAAGAATTCTATGATTACGGATAGTATTCACTACGCTGAGAATATTCAAGCAGCTTTTCTACCTTCAAAATCATATTTGAGTGAGATTTTCCACAATCATTTCTTGATCTATAAGCCAAAAGATATCGTAAGTGGAGACTTCTATTGGTTTAGTCACCAAAAAGAAAAGTTATATGTTGCTGTAGTTGACTGTACAGGACATGGAGTTCCTGGAGCATTTATGTCTATGGTTGGTACTGCAATTCTTAATGATGTGGTGAAAAGTTCAGCTCAAGTTACTCCAGGAGATATTCTTTTGAAGTTGCATAAAGGAATTAGGAAGTCATTTAATCAGTATGAAACGAACAACCAAGATGGAATGGATATTTCACTTTGTTGTATTGAGCCTACTGATGACCTTCGCTTGAAAGTTACATTCGCAGGAGCGAAGTTACCTCTTTATGGTATCAGAAAAGGAGAGTTTTTCGAAATTAGAGGTGACAATAAATCAATTGGTGGTTATCAGAAAGAAAAAGAAAGATTCTACACTGATCAAGAATTGATTTTAGATGGTGGAGATGTTATTTACCTTGCTTCAGATGGATTTGCTGGTCAAAACAATGCAAATCGTAAGAAGTATGGTAGTGTGAAGTTTAAACAACTTCTTCAAGATAATGCTCATTTACCAATGAGTGAGCAAGGGATCTTGATCGAAAATGAACTAGAAAGTTATATGGAGGGCGTTTCACAACGTGATGATATTACAGTATTTGGTATTAAATTGTAA
- a CDS encoding sterol desaturase family protein: MDSLEQIDFLDPITFLITFLAISSIVFFRYLLFSSFYHYLFFELFRKKYQKHFLNSKKTKRRQLYKEIYWSFISAFIFGLLTTLMIILWQNGISAIYLNLDSYPIWYIPVSILIVLFLHDTYYYWLHRWMHLPKVYKLIHKVHHESIHTSAMTSFSFHPIESVLQAIPIPLFTIFLPLHIYAILFILIIMTVSATINHAGVEVYPINWSKKWILKNIIGAKHHDIHHRKFNYNYGLYFNFWDLMMKTEDKKKSHSGKSNS, translated from the coding sequence ATGGATAGCTTAGAGCAAATCGACTTTTTAGACCCAATTACTTTTCTAATTACATTTCTAGCTATAAGCAGTATTGTATTCTTTAGATATTTACTTTTTTCAAGCTTCTACCATTATCTATTCTTCGAGCTTTTCAGAAAAAAATATCAAAAGCACTTTTTAAATAGTAAAAAGACGAAAAGAAGACAACTCTATAAAGAAATCTATTGGTCATTTATCAGTGCTTTTATATTCGGTCTTCTGACCACTTTAATGATCATTTTATGGCAGAATGGGATAAGTGCTATTTATCTAAACTTAGATTCATACCCTATTTGGTATATTCCAGTGAGTATTTTAATCGTACTATTTCTTCATGACACCTATTATTATTGGTTACACCGTTGGATGCACTTACCAAAAGTTTATAAGCTAATTCATAAGGTTCACCATGAAAGTATCCATACTTCAGCTATGACATCATTCTCTTTTCATCCTATTGAATCAGTTCTGCAAGCTATTCCTATTCCACTATTCACCATATTCCTTCCGCTACATATCTATGCTATTTTGTTTATCCTAATCATAATGACCGTATCTGCGACAATTAATCATGCAGGAGTAGAAGTTTACCCTATTAATTGGAGCAAAAAATGGATTCTCAAAAATATCATTGGAGCAAAACATCATGACATACACCATAGAAAATTCAATTATAACTACGGGCTCTATTTTAATTTTTGGGACTTGATGATGAAAACAGAAGACAAAAAAAAGAGCCACTCTGGAAAGAGTAACTCTTAA
- a CDS encoding YhdH/YhfP family quinone oxidoreductase, which produces MTKTENFKALVIKEEGENFIRSIEQKSIDELPEGDVLVEVMYSSLNYKDALSAIGNKGVTRNYPHTPGIDAVGKVDSSNNDKFKEGDEVIVTSYDLGMNTSGGFGQYIRVPSDWVLKLPTGLSMKEAMAYGTAGLTAAMSVFKLVEQIKPEDGKIIVSGATGGVGSMSVAFLSKLGYDVVAITGKADSHEFLKNLGASEIISRDEIGQEEKRPMLRSQFAGAVDTVGGVILENIIKQTNPMGVVTSCGNVASPKLNLTVFPFILRGVSLVGIDSQNFPMSLREKVWQLMATDWKPDALLDIVEEVSLDQINEKIDLILKGQVSGRVVLNLTK; this is translated from the coding sequence ATGACGAAAACGGAAAATTTTAAAGCACTTGTAATCAAAGAAGAAGGAGAAAACTTCATTAGAAGTATTGAACAAAAATCAATTGATGAACTACCAGAAGGTGATGTTTTGGTAGAAGTCATGTATTCTTCTTTAAACTACAAAGATGCGCTCTCTGCAATCGGAAATAAAGGAGTTACAAGAAACTATCCACACACTCCTGGAATTGATGCTGTTGGTAAAGTAGATAGCTCTAACAATGATAAGTTCAAAGAAGGTGATGAAGTAATTGTGACTAGCTATGATCTAGGAATGAATACTTCTGGCGGTTTTGGACAATACATTAGAGTTCCTTCGGATTGGGTTCTAAAACTCCCTACTGGCTTGAGTATGAAAGAAGCTATGGCCTATGGTACTGCTGGTTTAACCGCAGCAATGTCTGTTTTCAAATTGGTTGAACAAATAAAGCCTGAGGATGGTAAAATCATTGTTTCTGGAGCAACTGGAGGAGTAGGTTCAATGAGCGTAGCCTTTCTATCAAAGTTAGGTTATGATGTAGTTGCAATTACAGGCAAAGCTGACTCTCATGAGTTCTTGAAAAACCTTGGAGCCTCTGAAATTATTTCAAGAGATGAAATTGGTCAAGAAGAAAAAAGACCAATGCTCAGAAGTCAATTTGCTGGAGCCGTTGATACTGTTGGAGGTGTTATCCTTGAAAACATCATCAAACAAACTAACCCGATGGGCGTAGTGACCTCATGTGGTAATGTTGCTTCTCCAAAGCTAAATTTGACGGTATTTCCATTTATCCTAAGAGGTGTAAGCCTTGTAGGGATTGACTCACAAAATTTCCCGATGTCACTAAGAGAAAAAGTATGGCAACTTATGGCTACAGATTGGAAACCCGACGCTCTTTTAGACATCGTTGAAGAAGTTTCCCTCGATCAAATAAATGAAAAAATTGATCTTATTTTGAAAGGACAAGTTTCAGGACGAGTTGTCCTTAACTTAACAAAGTAA
- a CDS encoding chloramphenicol acetyltransferase: MKKLDLKNWNRREHFEFFSKFDEPFWGLVADVDCTKAYELSKKEGYSFFAYYLYQALRAANQVEEFKYRIQEGEVFVCDQINASPTIGRADHTFGFSFIKFQESFVEFEKNLKEEVENVQNSEGLRLSEETGRIDVIHFSSIPWSSFTSLSHARNFQYADCVPKITFGKTLNKHGKMILPLSIHVHHGLADGYHVGKFLEIFQKCLDEA, from the coding sequence ATGAAAAAGCTAGATCTTAAGAATTGGAATAGAAGGGAGCATTTCGAGTTTTTCTCAAAGTTTGATGAGCCATTTTGGGGACTTGTAGCTGATGTAGATTGTACTAAAGCTTATGAATTATCGAAGAAAGAAGGGTATTCTTTTTTTGCATACTATCTATATCAAGCTTTAAGAGCGGCAAATCAAGTTGAAGAATTTAAGTATAGAATTCAAGAGGGAGAGGTCTTTGTCTGTGATCAAATAAATGCATCTCCTACGATTGGAAGAGCAGATCATACATTTGGTTTTTCATTTATTAAATTTCAAGAGTCTTTTGTAGAGTTTGAAAAAAACTTGAAAGAAGAGGTTGAAAATGTTCAAAATTCGGAGGGTTTAAGATTGAGCGAAGAAACAGGAAGAATTGATGTAATCCATTTTTCATCTATACCATGGAGTTCGTTTACAAGTTTATCACATGCTAGAAATTTTCAATATGCAGATTGTGTCCCTAAAATAACTTTTGGGAAAACTTTAAATAAGCATGGTAAAATGATTCTTCCATTATCAATTCATGTACATCATGGTTTAGCTGATGGTTATCATGTTGGGAAGTTTCTTGAAATTTTTCAAAAATGTTTAGATGAAGCATAG
- a CDS encoding GH92 family glycosyl hydrolase — translation MKKSIYTILILFVLSACSKDNFQDEDILEYVDPFIGTGFHGHTFPGVVLPNGMVQLSPDTRVNGWDASSGYHYSDSTILGFSHTHLSGTGIGDMGDVLVLPFVGEKSNALKATFLKENESAEVGAYKVKFDNGISAELSASLRAGFHKYIFPEGETPKVQFDLGHTLQLTWDHQPISSQIEVIDAYTIRGTKVTCGWSFDDPVHFYAKFSEPIIEQVFTENGVEVKSGKSVEGKLLKLFLTFNPSIKDLKIKVGISSVSQEGAEKNLNQEIDHWDIETVKSNAISEWKKRLDKILIETADETIKKNFYTGMYHSLIAPITFQDVDGSYRGMDKKIHINTVGINYSVFSMWDTFRALHPLLTIIEPGQTGEYVKNLLQKYDEGGMLPKWPLSANYTSTMVGYPAVSIIADAFSKGLVDEKYLDKALEASIFSSEYHPEIVNKLSEKRAKTLMGLPNKYVNLGSGLIPADSTSESVSYGLEMAYYDWCISLLAQRAKNDSITEKYQERSKYYAHYFDPNTGFMRGRNADETWKEPFSPKYSNHENGDFTEGNAYQWSWFVPHDVNGLISLFGSEKLFSEKLDELFSESSEIEGEHASADITGLIGQYAHGNEPSHHTAYLYNYVGESWKTQSLIDQILYGLYSPTPEGICGNEDVGQMSAWYILNALGFYQVAPGESIYTIGRPIIDKASIQLENGIFEVEVKNNSKENKYVKEVYLNGKKLETLFFDHDEIKAGGQLLFEMTNKPIR, via the coding sequence ATGAAGAAGTCTATTTATACCATCCTTATACTTTTTGTATTATCAGCATGCTCTAAAGATAATTTCCAAGATGAAGATATTTTAGAATACGTCGATCCATTTATCGGAACTGGTTTTCATGGACATACTTTTCCAGGAGTGGTACTCCCAAATGGGATGGTACAACTTAGTCCAGATACTAGAGTGAATGGGTGGGATGCTAGTAGTGGATATCATTATTCCGATAGTACAATTCTTGGTTTTAGTCATACGCATCTTAGTGGTACAGGAATTGGTGATATGGGGGATGTTTTAGTACTTCCCTTTGTAGGAGAGAAATCAAATGCTTTGAAAGCTACTTTTTTAAAGGAAAATGAGAGTGCAGAAGTAGGAGCTTATAAAGTGAAGTTTGATAATGGAATTTCGGCAGAACTAAGTGCTTCATTAAGAGCTGGATTTCATAAATACATATTTCCTGAAGGTGAAACTCCAAAAGTGCAATTCGATTTAGGGCACACACTTCAACTCACTTGGGATCATCAGCCAATTAGTTCTCAAATTGAAGTGATAGATGCATATACAATCAGAGGTACAAAAGTTACCTGTGGTTGGTCATTTGATGATCCTGTACATTTTTATGCGAAGTTCTCAGAGCCAATTATTGAACAGGTTTTTACAGAAAATGGGGTAGAGGTTAAATCGGGAAAATCTGTAGAAGGAAAACTATTGAAGTTGTTTCTTACTTTTAATCCGTCAATTAAAGATTTAAAAATTAAAGTGGGGATTTCTTCTGTAAGTCAGGAAGGGGCTGAGAAAAATCTTAATCAAGAAATTGATCATTGGGATATTGAGACTGTAAAATCAAATGCTATAAGTGAATGGAAGAAGCGTTTAGATAAAATTTTGATTGAAACAGCTGATGAAACAATTAAAAAGAATTTCTACACAGGGATGTATCATAGTCTCATTGCACCAATTACATTCCAAGATGTAGATGGAAGTTATAGAGGTATGGATAAAAAAATCCATATAAATACAGTTGGGATAAATTACTCAGTGTTCTCAATGTGGGATACATTTAGGGCTTTACATCCACTGTTAACGATTATCGAACCAGGTCAGACGGGAGAATATGTGAAGAATCTACTCCAAAAATATGATGAAGGTGGAATGTTACCAAAATGGCCTCTTTCTGCAAATTATACATCTACTATGGTCGGTTATCCTGCGGTTTCTATAATTGCAGATGCATTTAGTAAAGGATTAGTTGATGAAAAGTACCTAGACAAAGCTTTGGAGGCATCCATTTTTAGTTCTGAATATCATCCTGAAATAGTAAATAAGTTGAGTGAGAAAAGAGCTAAAACCTTGATGGGATTACCAAATAAGTATGTGAATTTGGGTAGCGGATTGATTCCTGCAGATTCAACTTCAGAATCAGTGTCATATGGTTTAGAAATGGCTTATTATGATTGGTGTATTTCATTATTGGCTCAAAGGGCTAAAAATGATAGTATAACTGAAAAATATCAAGAACGCTCAAAATACTATGCTCATTATTTTGACCCAAATACAGGATTTATGAGAGGTCGGAATGCTGATGAGACTTGGAAAGAACCTTTTAGTCCAAAATATTCTAACCATGAAAATGGAGACTTTACCGAAGGGAATGCATACCAATGGTCTTGGTTTGTTCCTCATGATGTAAATGGTTTGATAAGTTTATTTGGGTCCGAAAAGCTGTTTTCTGAAAAATTAGATGAGCTTTTTTCTGAAAGTTCAGAAATAGAAGGTGAGCACGCTTCCGCGGATATAACAGGGTTAATTGGGCAATATGCACATGGCAATGAGCCGAGTCATCATACCGCATACTTATATAATTATGTTGGGGAAAGTTGGAAAACACAATCTTTGATAGATCAAATCTTGTATGGATTATACAGTCCTACCCCTGAGGGTATTTGTGGAAATGAAGATGTGGGGCAAATGTCTGCTTGGTACATTTTGAATGCTTTGGGTTTTTATCAAGTCGCACCTGGTGAGTCAATTTATACAATTGGTAGACCAATAATTGATAAAGCAAGTATTCAACTTGAGAATGGTATATTTGAAGTAGAAGTAAAGAATAATTCAAAAGAAAATAAATATGTAAAGGAGGTTTATTTAAATGGTAAAAAGTTAGAGACACTATTTTTTGATCATGATGAAATAAAAGCGGGAGGTCAGCTTTTATTTGAAATGACAAATAAGCCAATTAGATAG
- a CDS encoding D-2-hydroxyacid dehydrogenase has translation MNIVFLDRETLGDTDVETMLAHIGAVKIYQSTKKNEVIDRCKESDIILTNKVRIDKEVIDHCPKLKLICVTATGMNNVDLEYARYKGIGVKNVSGYSSNSVAQITLSLALNFLAPIGYYNDYVKSGAYAQNNSFTHLGMPIEELSNKKIGVIGLGAIGKRVAELFSAFGAKVYYYSSSGIDRSDVYERLELDELLDYSDIITIHAPLNSKTENLIAKDELLKMKSSAILINTGRGGIVNEEDLVEALKNNVIRAAAIDVYAHEPIKSNHKFLELQSDRKLILTPHIAWASEISRKNLMNGVVENIQDFLKKNKKANR, from the coding sequence ATGAATATCGTTTTTTTAGATCGTGAAACACTTGGAGATACTGACGTAGAAACAATGCTAGCTCACATTGGAGCAGTGAAAATTTATCAATCAACAAAAAAGAATGAAGTAATTGATAGATGTAAAGAATCAGACATTATTCTAACAAATAAAGTAAGGATTGATAAGGAAGTAATTGATCATTGCCCTAAGCTGAAATTGATTTGTGTAACAGCAACAGGGATGAATAATGTGGACTTAGAGTATGCTCGTTATAAAGGGATTGGAGTAAAGAATGTAAGTGGTTATTCATCAAATAGTGTAGCGCAAATAACATTGAGTCTAGCGCTTAATTTCCTTGCTCCAATTGGTTATTATAATGATTATGTAAAGTCTGGTGCTTACGCACAAAACAATTCATTTACACATTTAGGAATGCCAATCGAGGAGCTTTCAAATAAAAAGATTGGAGTTATTGGATTAGGTGCTATCGGAAAAAGAGTAGCAGAGTTATTCTCAGCTTTTGGAGCCAAAGTATATTATTATTCGAGTTCGGGTATAGATCGATCAGATGTTTATGAACGATTGGAGCTGGATGAATTATTAGACTATTCTGATATAATTACAATCCATGCACCTTTGAATTCTAAGACAGAAAATTTGATTGCTAAAGATGAATTACTAAAAATGAAGTCATCTGCAATTCTAATAAATACAGGGAGAGGAGGAATCGTGAATGAAGAGGATCTAGTAGAGGCCTTGAAAAATAATGTAATTAGGGCTGCTGCAATTGATGTCTATGCTCATGAACCAATCAAATCAAATCATAAATTTTTAGAGCTTCAAAGTGATCGAAAATTGATTTTAACTCCTCATATAGCATGGGCTAGTGAAATATCTAGAAAAAATCTTATGAACGGAGTAGTTGAAAATATACAGGATTTCTTAAAGAAAAATAAAAAGGCAAACAGATGA
- the thiD gene encoding bifunctional hydroxymethylpyrimidine kinase/phosphomethylpyrimidine kinase yields the protein MKTKRYKIVLSIAGSDSGGGAGIQADLKTFSSLGCFGTTVITAITAQNTTGVQAVEALPPSIVEAQLDSVITDFDLNAIKIGMLHSDEIVFSIHKRLSTSNIPIVLDPVMVATSGDLLLKQNGVDAIRNLLLPVVTLITPNIPEAEVLTGLKIKDKKDMEVAAQQLLKDGAKAVLLKGGHLEDSSSDLLLLPNTPAIWFESEKIPSVNTHGTGCSLSSAIASFLALGDTLEQAVRKAKNYIHNAILEGKDYKIGEGHGPIKHFYAQWD from the coding sequence ATGAAAACTAAAAGATATAAAATTGTACTATCTATAGCAGGTTCAGATAGTGGTGGTGGAGCAGGCATTCAAGCTGACCTAAAAACTTTTTCATCATTAGGCTGCTTTGGTACAACTGTCATCACGGCAATAACCGCTCAAAATACAACTGGAGTACAAGCAGTTGAAGCATTACCTCCTTCAATAGTTGAAGCTCAGCTAGATTCTGTAATTACAGACTTTGACCTAAATGCAATAAAAATTGGAATGTTACACTCTGATGAGATAGTTTTTAGCATTCACAAAAGATTGAGTACTTCTAATATTCCTATTGTATTAGATCCTGTTATGGTAGCGACAAGCGGAGATCTACTGCTCAAGCAAAATGGTGTTGATGCAATTCGTAATTTATTACTTCCAGTAGTCACATTAATTACACCAAACATTCCAGAGGCTGAAGTTCTCACAGGACTAAAGATAAAAGATAAAAAAGACATGGAGGTAGCAGCACAACAACTCCTCAAAGATGGTGCTAAAGCAGTATTACTGAAAGGCGGACATCTTGAAGATTCTTCAAGTGATCTTTTGCTCTTACCAAACACTCCAGCAATTTGGTTTGAATCGGAAAAAATCCCTTCAGTAAATACGCATGGCACAGGCTGCTCTCTATCGAGTGCTATTGCTAGTTTTCTTGCCTTAGGAGATACATTGGAACAAGCTGTCAGAAAGGCTAAGAATTATATCCATAATGCAATTTTGGAAGGTAAAGATTACAAAATTGGAGAAGGGCATGGACCTATAAAACACTTCTACGCTCAATGGGATTAA
- a CDS encoding cell division protein FtsQ/DivIB: MSLQLLKLKWGILVAVFLLILSAFYVFNKGYQVSDEKYTIQISDRHVSKFVNDSEIKDIITQFNAENLDIEDNEYLLRLEQKLRKLDFIQSVQVARDPNGRLLVNIEQDGPLARVLTPEGKGAYVTQDGKVIQLSQKFTSRVVMLTGKGANKLLKPNFYNTLEGYKILRFLRYIFHDEFFKSNISQLSFGADNQILIYTQIGNQTFEFGTVEDFESKLDKMKIYYNDIVKSEGWNTYKLVKLQYSNQIVCK; this comes from the coding sequence ATGAGCTTACAACTTTTAAAGCTAAAATGGGGGATATTGGTAGCTGTTTTTCTTCTGATTCTATCAGCTTTTTATGTGTTTAATAAGGGCTATCAAGTATCTGATGAAAAATATACAATTCAAATTTCCGATAGGCATGTTTCTAAGTTTGTGAATGATAGCGAGATTAAAGATATTATTACACAATTTAATGCTGAAAACTTAGACATAGAGGATAATGAGTATCTTCTGCGTTTAGAACAAAAGTTGAGAAAATTGGATTTTATCCAGTCTGTTCAAGTTGCGAGAGACCCAAATGGGAGGCTTTTAGTGAATATTGAACAGGATGGACCATTGGCAAGAGTTTTAACTCCTGAAGGAAAAGGGGCTTATGTAACTCAAGATGGAAAAGTAATTCAATTGTCTCAAAAGTTTACATCAAGAGTCGTGATGTTGACAGGTAAAGGGGCTAATAAATTATTGAAACCAAATTTTTATAATACATTAGAAGGATATAAAATACTGAGATTTTTAAGGTATATTTTTCACGATGAATTCTTCAAATCCAACATCTCACAATTGTCATTTGGAGCCGATAATCAAATTTTGATCTATACTCAAATTGGTAATCAAACCTTTGAATTTGGAACAGTTGAGGACTTTGAAAGTAAATTAGACAAAATGAAGATTTATTATAATGATATTGTGAAAAGTGAAGGGTGGAATACTTACAAACTTGTAAAGTTGCAATATTCAAATCAAATTGTATGTAAGTAA